The window CACGATGCTGAGCAGGACGGCGGCGCGCGAGAAGGTGTAAACCCAGTCCAGCCAATCGCGGTTCAGCTCCTCCTCGTTCAGCACCTCCCCCCCCTGGGCGTTCATCTGGACCTCGCGGTTACCGCGGCCCCCCCCGCCGTGGGGCCGCTGGCTCAGGGGGTCGGCCTGGATGGATGGGGCCAAGGGGGGGCGGGGCATCTGGTGCTGGGAGGAGGCGGCGGCCAGCGCCTGACTGGGGAGGGgcagagtgatgatgatgatgatgatgatgatgatgatgatgatgctttcATCAGATGTGACTCGGTttaaaggggcggggcttactaGTGCAGGTAGTACTGTCGGGCGTACAGCTGCTGCCACCACACCAGCGTCAGGGGGGGGCAGTAGGGGGGCGTGGCGTTAGTGGGCGGGGCCGGATAGGCATACGGGTTCCAGCTGGAAGCAGAAGCGATGATTCAAAACAACAAGTTGCATCAAAGCGTCGATGACGCCTTCCTGTTCTCACCTTTGGATGAAGTGTGGGTACAACTGTGGGTCAGGGAGCGGTTCGCCTCTCTGTCTGAGGCCGTCACCCCCCCCGTCTGAGGAGAACAGGGGCTGCTGACCAGGGGCGGGGCTGGAAGAGGTGTGAAAGTGCTGCAACcaggaagtaaaaataaaataaacgggTGATGAAACGAAACGCTGCGCTGATGAAACGCGGCGCTTCGGACGAGGCTGACGCACCGAGGAGCCGGCCGGGGCCTCCTGGGGGTTGTTGCCGTGGCTACGGGTCGTCTTTGGGGAGCTGGGCGGAGTCCTCGAGGCGCACACCAGGTGGAGCATGTGGTATTCATCCTGCTGCGGACGGAGAGGATTCCATTCCGGCTTCAGTTTAAGTAAATCTACGTCCTAAAAACACCAGCTGCGATCCCGACGTGAATAAATATTCAGTTTAAATCCCGTTAAAGTGGGCGGGGCTACACACGGCGCCAGCCCTGAGGCATAAAACAAGTGTTCCAGCTGTAAAACGCAAAACGTCTTAATTTGAGGTCGGCGGGGGGAACTCACCTTTCTGAGCACGTCCTTCAAGGTGAAGTgatccagcagcagcttcccAGAATACACCAGCCTCTGGTCCTTAGAGCTCTGGGAACAAAACCAGACGCACGACGGCGTCACGGGAGGAAGAAACGACAACAATACACTTTGACcttttaatgaaatgtaaaaatgtgcatCACAGATCCAAACAAAAGGACCTGAGTGACCCCTGTGAGGATGAGTGGGTCTTAACCGGGATTAAGGCGAAACGTGACTCGGAGTGAGGAAATCTCTGGACCTGCAGATCCACCGGGCCTGACCTCCGACCCCTCAGGTGCATCAAAcccacacaggtgtgtgtgtgtgtgtgtgtgtgtgtgtctgcacctgACCCAGGCCCACCCACCGGTTTGCTGGGGTACACGTCCGACAGGTGCGCCTTCAGCTTCTCCACGGTCCAGTCCTGCTGGCAGTTGACGGTCTGGTCGTCGTACCGCTGGTTCGGAGCTCTGATCACCAGCCGGACCGGATGATCCACGACCCCCTGCTCCATGGTGAGACCCTCCAACCGGACCCGGACGTCCCTGGAGCCGCTGGCTGCAGTCCACCTGGTGGTCCTCTATGAGGTTAGCATCCCGGCTAACTGTCTGATGCTGTGTAAACGCTGTGTGCGGCTAGCTAGTGATGCTAAACAGCTGCAGGGgggagaaaacaaacatgttagCATCACGTTACCGGAGAACCCGTGTCAACACGCCGCATAGCCGGTACCTAACCCCCTGAAACGGGATGCCAACACGGTTACAACGCGTTATGACAGCCGATCGTATCGTATTATGAAGTTATAACGAGCTTATGCGCGTTAATAGAGGCGTCATAACGAGTCAGCGAGGCATTAAAACAGCACCCACGaacaactcgacccgctcgggtTCGTTTCACCGGctaggctaacgttagcatcagGTTCGACCGCTGATGCCAATCAGCACGAGCGCACAGGAAGTTGTTGGCTAGCACACCTAGCTAGCTAAACCTCACGCGGATAGTTTAACGCGGATTTTCGTGTCGAATGTTGGATTATTAGTTTGTTTACCCACCGAGTTAATCCGCTGTGATTGAGACACACGGAACTCCGCTCCTGGAACTGggtgttgttcttcttctgtggttttcagggttagggttagggttagagcttTAAGCGCGATGTCCGCCATCTAGTGGCCAAAGTGTTGTATGACATGATAAAATACATCATGGGCTAAAAACTACAGTAGATAGAAAATTTACTTTAGCAGTATGTAAATACTAGTTAAATTGagtaaatagaaatacattttgattCTAAagccaaaaactacatttcctacaATGAAGTAATTAAtgccattttaactttgacaaaaacattttgaacacagttaatgtcctaacttatagatagatagatagatagatagatagatagatagatagatagatagatagatagatagatagatagatagatagatagatagatagatagatagatagatagatagatagatagatagatagatagatagatagatagatagatagatagatagatagatagatactttagtaatcccggaggaaattgctgtgtttgatgttacagtatttttctttattcattgatagtttgatccttgattgatccggttctgtgggtttaataacctgacaaattaaaggatttatgttatagcAGAAGAATAAGCAAACATATGTTTACTGTGCCACCGTAATGTTtgcaacttgaataagtaatacattcagagtTAATGGACAATacggagtagttacatttattttacattacactgagttacatttagtcacatctggccctttgaggacagccaatGTGTTGATGTGGTCCAAAAATGAGTGTGACACCCCTGCTTTAGGGTACAGATCCTGGGCTGATTCAGATtgactgccccctggtggtgaaTCAGTGTAAACACAGGGGTGAGAAGCTGCAACTGCAGGAGTCATCATAGTGATCTCTGGTCATTTATTAGGATGACTGTAAATCAATCATATATCCAAGCTGGACGTTAGTGAGCATTATGAATACATTATTGATCAGAGAtcaatgcgtgtgtgtggtgaaaATATCATGAACAAATCGGGTCAATTTAAATAACTCACTGACGTAAATAAATCATGAAGCCAAGTGATGAGATTATTTCTCTGGTGTAAAACTGGAATAAATGTGCAGCTTATCATGATATGAACTCAATATGAGCCATCAGGGCCTGGCGACGCATTTGGGGTGTAACCTTTAGCCATCCCTCCAGACAAGTAGAGAATTTAGAAGTCATCAGATGGAACATCAGAttgaacacacaacaacacaactcagtgtgtgtgtgtgtgtgtgtgtgtgtgtgtgtgttcagtctggTGTGAAAGTAGGTCAACCTACTTTTGCTTCATTCAAGTACTttaaaaaaaccattaaaatactacaataaaacagaataaaacacctCTTCAGTGGAGCGAAGCGCTTccattgttgtgtttgttgtgtttgtttcatcgGAGGATGCGACGCGCTGACACGCTGTCCACCAGGCGAACCGGTGTGTAAACATCTCCTTCCAGGATTCATTCTTGAAGCTCTCACGACTTCCTGTGTCCTACATCGACGAAGACGTGTCCCACTTTACGGCGGTGACCCCACCTGTTATGTCACtctcttactttttttttctcatcacttcctgttgcagaGACAGAAAATTGCGATAGTGAAAAAACTGATGGAGGTCATCTGGAAAAGAAAACGAAACGTTTATCTCTCATTCAATCTATCTAAGAATGTTTCTATGAATCACAGAGCGACCTTATTTCTGTACATTCTCGCTCAGCgtgtgatgcattgtgggtcagAACTGGGCTCCCCTCTTATAGCCAGTTTCACAACACGTCTCCATATGTTGTGATGAATTAAACGCACAAAAGCTTTAAGGTCGGATCTTTAAGAGGATGATGACGGAGACGCAACGAATGACGCGTTCAGGGTCACCTTTAAACACGTCAATTTCAGTTTCACGCCAAGGTCTGTCTTTGCAGGGTGTGATCGCAAAGAGCTGATCAATATATTTAGAAATGATCAGAAATacccagaggtgtgtgtgattcagatttacacaaaatgaaataatgaacgACAGTTAGCTCGAACGCTAATGTCGCCGCTCTATTGTCTCCTTGACATTTGACCTTTTGGAGTCTGAATGAGTCACattcagagacaggaagtcgtCGTTTGTTTGAAGCCCTCGTGGGAATGAGTCACAGCGTGAGAAAGGTCACCAGTGGAggaacggaggggggggggcgggatcGAGTCAGGTTCACTTAACCCCTCATTATAAATAATGACGGGgttaagctccgcctcctggatGAGTCGCCGCGTCTTGATTCCGATTGGAAcacaatcgtgtgtgtgtgtgtgtgtgtgtgtgtgtgtgtgtgtgtgtgtgtgtccacaagCCTTACACTGGGTGGCACTATGAATTCATTTTCGACACCAGAGCGACGGCTAATTAGCCTCCGACGAGGAGCGTCGgtgcccctccccccccctccatcagaGTGGTAAAAACACTCATGACAAACACATGCGATGCTGAACATGCACACGCATGCACTGATCGACACACGTGTAAATAAGATCCAACTGGGAATAGTTGtgcaactatttttttttttcagcaaacaAAGCGAAGCGCCGCTTCCCTTTACCGCCGCTAACCGCTAGTCGTTAGCCACCAGCGCTAACCTGCAAGTTCAACCTTCATCTAAATCGCTGAAGTCCACCTGGCACTCCTGTTACCTGTCCTAAAAAACTGTAACCATGGTAACGGCTGCTCCTCAAGCTAAAGTTAAAGGCCGGAAAAAGCCGGTGAGGCTACTCGTCGCTCTCGCTCTGCGTGTCGTCGGTTCTCGATGCGTCCGTTGCCGTGAGTCACCGACGCGTCCGACACGACGGCGGTATTTTCTCTCGCCGTTACCGTTGAATGCGTGGCGCCGCACCAGCGTGAGGCGAGATGAACGGACGCATCTACCTGACAACAGCGGTGAGTCAAGCCTCTCCACCTCTAACACAGGAGGGATTATCCGGCTATAGACTCCCTCCTACTGACACATGCTATTCACCATCCAATAATATTCATctgcagtgaggaagaggagaaggcgCCGCGTCTTCATCAAAGGCCTTTCATGGCGGTTCTGTGCATCACAGCCTGCGTTAATACGATCCGGACCCGACCAGGAATAGAACCTCCAGCAGCCGCCGGGCCTCCATTGTGGAGGAAGAGACGTCTCTGTGggacaatgcccccccccccccccgcgcagCGAAATTATAAGTTACACCGTCCTAAATTAGATCCTTGGATCCAATCCCAAGGATTACAGATAATTAACGTCAGTGAGTCATTTTTAATGCATGTATTTATAGGAAACAGCTGGAAAAGACGTTCTTAGAGCTCGACCGTCAGAAATACAGTCGAACGCCTCGTGGCTGATGATGGCGTCACCGAGGTGGGGCCTCCTGTCTCTGTTCAGCACCACTGTCCCCAATCCGTCTATCAACACTGttttcaccactgtctctaacccatcaccactgtctctaacccatcaccactgtctctaacccatcaccactgtcCCCAATCCGTCTATCAACACTGttttcaccactgtctctaatccgtccatcaccactgtctctaatccgtcaccactgtctctaacccatcaccactgtctctaccCCATCACGGCTGTCACCTCTGTCTCACTGAGTTGTGTAACGGCGTCTCATTCATGAAACCCTCCTCCAGGCTGTGGGAATGTTTAGCTTGACGctaacaaacatgtttactgtcaTCCCATCAGAGGACAGAAGCAGGCGTCACACGGCGCCCGCGGCGCGTTGGCGGTGTGAACCCTCCCTTTGCTCCGCCTTCCTCCTTTCTTCACTCTGcttgaaggaggacatgaatgGAGACACGTCCTCCTGCGTGTCGATAGATTTCACTTCTCACCCACAACAGAACCAGACCTGGAACAGAACCGGCCGGCGCCTTTCATTTCACTGTCGATCGGCGCggctgggggggtggtggtggtagtgttgatggtgggggtgggggagttgGGGCTGGGGGGGTAATTGGTACAAGGCCTCTGCAATAAGAGAGCGCCGCGTACAAAAGCTGCACTTAACAGAAAGTGCTGCGCAATGCTCCGGGTGTGTTGTGTGGAACAAGTTGGCTCTTGAGGATGGGTTTCCATGGCGACGGGGTTCATCAGGATGCAGCGTGCATATACCCTCGTCTCAGAGATTTAAAGGGAAGAGAGACGACTCCGGCGGGTCGATGTAGATCCGTCAAAACACCTCCAGGGTTCAGTCGGCAGGCGTCCGGACGGAGACGCTGTCCATGGAATGTGCGTcttgtaatccagtgcgttgtataatccagtgcactgtataatccagtgcactgtataatccagtgtgccttatagtccagtgtgtcttatagtccagtgtgccttatagtgagGAAACTTCtgtattcaaattcaaaatcagCAGATTTTGTGATTCTGGGCTCAACTTGTGTCTGATTATGTAATAAAACTAAAGTGGCATCATGGGACATTTTTAGGATGTCATATTTCCCAGCAATCATTGGGTGATTTCTTAGTGGGAACTTTTCGTGCGTCCTCGTCGGTCGTCCTCATGAGACGTTCTGAACGCAAAATCGAGGTCGGATCCTTCCAGGGCCGCTGGAGCCAATCACAAAAGGCTTTCCTCTCCTTTGCCCCCCGGCTCAATCCATAATTACCCTGCAGCGCTTCACCTTGCTCCTGGTACCCCTTGGCCTCCACTCCTGCGGCGCCTgtgccgccccccccctcctcagacGGCGCGCCGGAGCCACCTGACAGCAGACACTCGAGCCCGTCGGAATTAGAGTGATGTATTCAGCTCCGTTCTCCCAGCTCCCCTTGAGGGCGGCCAACTTCCTGTCACTGGCCGGCGCTAATCAGACCATTAGTATTCCGTATCGAGCCACAGAGAAAGCCGAGGCTTCAGCAGACACAGGTGGCCTCGGCGCGCCATTGTACGGATCCTCTGTACTTTACTCCCCACCCCAGACAGCTTCCGCCCGACTCGGTTGTGTTTGTGAGATGTTCGCGTCTCATCCTGACCTCTGGGTAAACGGttcatgtttcctgtttcctcttcagGTCAGGTTCGGGGTCACGTCCCCCGTTTCCGGTGGACGGCTTGTGTTGGCAAACTTCTGTTCGATTAACATTTAACACCAGTttcatttcagtaaaaaaagtttaaatgtcttAACTTTTtagattaaataattaaaacaaaaaccccccaattagtattaatatttattacttGAAATTTTTCTGGAATTTCTTGAATGATTTATTGTTTGTGCAGCAGCTTCTGTTCATCCCATCCCAACGCACCTCATTCTCCTTCAGCCAATCGTGTGCAAGCTGTCAAAATTTAAACACGCCCCTCTGCCTGTATGTAAACACTACATTTATAATCTATTACTTTACTGTTTAATGTACTCTCGTTAATCCAGTGCAATCTGATCTAATCTGGTTTGATCTAATACTTTGATCTAATTTGATTTGATCTAATCTATTCAGATCTGATCTAATCATCCAAGATAATCATATGatctaatctaattttatttgacctaaTCTGATCCAATCTGATTTGATCTAATCTAAACATTTGATCTAATCTCATTAAATATAATCTAATTTGATTTAATCTTATCCAACCTAGTTTGATGTAATTTAATCTCATCTAAATTTGTCTAATCTGACTTGATCTGATCTCATGTAAtctgatctaatctaatctaatctaacctGATCTGATCtaacctaatctaatctaatctaatctaatctaatctaatctgatctg of the Antennarius striatus isolate MH-2024 chromosome 14, ASM4005453v1, whole genome shotgun sequence genome contains:
- the LOC137607348 gene encoding homocysteine-responsive endoplasmic reticulum-resident ubiquitin-like domain member 2 protein — protein: MEQGVVDHPVRLVIRAPNQRYDDQTVNCQQDWTVEKLKAHLSDVYPSKPSSKDQRLVYSGKLLLDHFTLKDVLRKQDEYHMLHLVCASRTPPSSPKTTRSHGNNPQEAPAGSSHFHTSSSPAPGQQPLFSSDGGGDGLRQRGEPLPDPQLYPHFIQSWNPYAYPAPPTNATPPYCPPLTLVWWQQLYARQYYLHYQALAAASSQHQMPRPPLAPSIQADPLSQRPHGGGGRGNREVQMNAQGGEVLNEEELNRDWLDWVYTFSRAAVLLSIVYFYSSFSRFVMVTMAMLVLYLHQAGWFPFNLENEPQLPGDAANQEEAEVEPPNQDAQEMDGLDDASDDDGDSGEEGAEDANSAPQAGFLSSTWSFIVTFFMSLIPEGPQNAAN